A genome region from Maniola jurtina chromosome 22, ilManJurt1.1, whole genome shotgun sequence includes the following:
- the LOC123876838 gene encoding putative glutathione-specific gamma-glutamylcyclotransferase 2, which produces MWVFGYGSLVWKVDFKYECKLVGYLKGYLRRFYQHSIDHRGVPEKPGRVVTLIPSNDPDSSVWGVAYKINEEDIEQVTTHLDYREKNGYSKKTVTFHPKDPSWQPFELTLYVAMKDNESYAGAASIGDLAKQVLSCSGPSGSNKEYVYNLAEAMRQLAPGVEDEHLFSLEAAVRKLDPDMRKNS; this is translated from the exons ATGTGGGTGTTCGGTTACGGGTCACTTGTATGGAAAGTTGATTTCAAATACGAGTGCAAACTTGTAGGTTATTTAAAAGGTTACCTTAGAAGGTTTTATCAGCATAGTATTGATCACAGAGGAGTTCCTGAAAAG CCTGGCAGAGTAGTTACTCTTATACCTAGCAATGATCCAGACAGCTCAGTTTGGGGTGTAGCGTACAAAATAAACGAAGAAGACATAGAACAAGTGACAACACACTTGGATTATAGAGAGAAGAATGGATACTCAAAGAAAACTGTTACATTCCATCCAAAAGACCCAAGTTGGCAGCCTTTTGAGCTAACATTGTATGTTGCTATGAAGGATAATGAGTCTTATGCAG GTGCAGCGTCAATAGGAGACCTAGCAAAGCAAGTGTTAAGTTGCAGTGGCCCGAGTGGCAGCAACAAGGAGTATGTCTACAACCTAGCAGAGGCGATGAGGCAGCTGGCTCCAGGAGTTGAAGATGAGCATCTGTTCTCTCTCGAAGCTGCTGTCAGGAAACTAGACCCTGATATGAGGAAAAATAGTTGA